In Rahnella sikkimica, the following are encoded in one genomic region:
- the argH gene encoding argininosuccinate lyase yields MALWGGRFTQAADQRFKELNDSLRFDYRLAEQDIVGSVAWSKALVTVNVLTADEQIQLEDALNILLEEVRANPRAILASDAEDIHSWVEGKLIDKVGNLGKKLHTGRSRNDQVATDIKLWCKAQVVELGDALHHLQQALVATAEANQDAVMPGYTHLQRAQPVTFAHWCMAYVEMLARDESRLKDTLTRLDVSPLGCGALAGTAYPMDREQLAGWLGFASATRNSLDSVSDRDHVLELLSNAAISMVHLSRFAEDLIFFNTGEAAFIDLSDRVTSGSSLMPQKKNPDALELIRGKCGRVQGALTGMMMTMKGLPLAYNKDMQEDKEGLFDALDTWMDCLNMASLVLEGIQVKRPRAKEAAQQGYANSTELADYLVAKGVPFREAHHIVGEAVVEAIKQGKALEALTLADLQKFSSVIGDDVYPILELQSCLDKRAAKGGVSPQQVAQAIADAKARLGL; encoded by the coding sequence ATGGCACTTTGGGGCGGACGTTTTACTCAGGCAGCGGATCAGCGGTTTAAAGAACTTAATGACTCACTGCGTTTCGACTACCGGCTGGCAGAGCAAGATATTGTGGGCTCCGTTGCCTGGTCCAAAGCGCTGGTGACCGTGAATGTGTTAACGGCTGACGAACAAATTCAGCTGGAAGACGCGCTGAACATTCTGCTGGAAGAAGTCCGTGCTAACCCGCGCGCTATTTTAGCCAGCGATGCTGAAGATATTCACAGCTGGGTCGAAGGCAAACTGATCGACAAAGTCGGCAATCTCGGCAAGAAACTGCACACCGGCCGCAGCCGTAACGATCAGGTCGCAACCGACATCAAACTGTGGTGTAAAGCGCAGGTGGTTGAACTGGGCGACGCGCTGCATCATCTGCAACAGGCGCTGGTCGCCACGGCCGAAGCCAATCAGGATGCCGTGATGCCGGGCTATACGCACCTGCAACGCGCGCAGCCGGTGACGTTTGCGCACTGGTGTATGGCGTATGTGGAAATGCTGGCGCGCGATGAAAGCCGTCTGAAAGATACCCTTACCCGTCTGGACGTCAGCCCGCTGGGTTGTGGCGCACTGGCCGGTACCGCGTATCCGATGGATCGCGAGCAACTGGCGGGCTGGTTAGGTTTTGCTTCTGCGACCCGCAACAGCCTCGACAGCGTTTCCGACCGCGACCACGTGCTGGAGCTGCTGTCCAACGCCGCCATCAGCATGGTTCACCTTTCCCGTTTCGCCGAAGATCTGATTTTCTTCAACACCGGTGAAGCGGCATTTATTGATTTGTCCGACCGCGTGACGTCCGGTTCTTCCCTGATGCCACAAAAGAAAAACCCGGACGCACTGGAACTGATCCGCGGTAAATGTGGCCGTGTTCAGGGCGCGCTGACCGGCATGATGATGACCATGAAAGGCCTGCCGCTGGCATACAATAAAGACATGCAGGAAGACAAAGAAGGGTTGTTCGACGCGCTCGACACCTGGATGGATTGTCTGAACATGGCGTCGCTGGTGCTGGAGGGCATTCAGGTGAAACGCCCGCGTGCGAAAGAAGCCGCGCAGCAGGGTTACGCGAACTCCACCGAACTGGCGGATTATCTGGTCGCCAAAGGTGTACCGTTCCGCGAAGCACACCATATTGTCGGTGAAGCCGTGGTTGAAGCCATTAAACAAGGTAAAGCGCTGGAAGCCTTAACGCTGGCTGACTTGCAGAAATTCAGCAGCGTGATCGGTGACGACGTTTATCCGATCCTTGAACTGCAATCCTGCCTCGATAAACGTGCAGCCAAAGGCGGTGTTTCTCCGCAACAAGTCGCACAGGCCATTGCCGACGCGAAAGCGCGTTTAGGGCTGTAA
- the argC gene encoding N-acetyl-gamma-glutamyl-phosphate reductase, with protein MLNTLIVGATGYAGAELAAYLNRHPHMNITGLTVSAQSADAGKLLSDLHPQLKGIVDLPVLPLKDVAEAAKGVDVVFLATAHEVSHDLAPQFLAAGCVVFDLSGAFRVSKPEFYTEFYGFEHQHLDLLDKAVYGLAEWQADKLKDAQLIAVPGCYPTASQLALKPLIENGLLNDSQWPVINATSGVSGAGRKATLGNSFCEVSLQPYKLFSHRHEPEIAEHLGVPVIFTPHLGNFPRGILATITCRLNAGVTEQDVAEAFHNAYHDKPLVRLYTKGVPALKDVVGLPFCDIGFAVKGEHLIVVATEDNVLKGASAQAVQCMNIRFGFPETQSLL; from the coding sequence ATGTTGAATACGCTGATTGTTGGTGCCACAGGTTATGCCGGAGCTGAACTCGCGGCCTATCTGAACCGCCACCCACATATGAACATAACCGGTTTAACGGTTTCAGCGCAAAGTGCAGATGCAGGAAAATTGCTTTCTGATTTGCACCCTCAATTGAAAGGCATCGTCGATCTGCCTGTTTTGCCGCTCAAAGACGTGGCGGAAGCCGCGAAAGGCGTCGATGTGGTGTTTCTGGCGACCGCGCATGAAGTCAGCCACGATTTAGCCCCGCAGTTTCTGGCGGCCGGTTGTGTGGTGTTCGACCTGTCCGGGGCTTTCCGCGTCAGCAAACCGGAGTTCTATACCGAATTCTACGGCTTCGAGCATCAGCATCTCGATTTGCTCGACAAAGCCGTGTACGGCCTGGCCGAATGGCAGGCTGACAAATTAAAAGACGCGCAGCTGATTGCCGTGCCGGGGTGTTACCCGACCGCTTCCCAGCTGGCGCTGAAACCGCTTATCGAAAACGGTCTGCTTAATGACAGTCAGTGGCCGGTGATCAACGCCACCAGCGGCGTCAGCGGTGCAGGCCGTAAAGCCACGCTGGGCAACAGCTTCTGTGAAGTCAGCCTTCAGCCGTACAAACTCTTCAGCCATCGTCATGAACCTGAAATCGCCGAGCATCTTGGCGTGCCGGTGATTTTCACGCCGCATCTGGGTAACTTCCCGCGTGGTATTCTGGCGACCATTACCTGCCGTCTTAACGCAGGTGTGACGGAGCAGGATGTGGCGGAAGCTTTCCACAATGCGTATCACGACAAACCGCTGGTGCGTCTTTACACCAAAGGCGTTCCGGCGCTGAAAGACGTGGTCGGTCTGCCGTTCTGTGATATCGGTTTTGCGGTGAAAGGCGAACATCTGATTGTGGTGGCGACGGAAGATAACGTTCTGAAAGGAGCGTCCGCGCAGGCAGTGCAGTGCATGAATATCCGCTTTGGCTTCCCGGAAACACAATCCCTGCTTTAA
- the argB gene encoding acetylglutamate kinase — MNPLVIKLGGVLLDNEEALERLFMAVVAYRQEYHRPLVIVHGGGCLVDELMKKLNLPVVKKAGLRVTPADQIDIITGALAGSANKTLLAWAVKNHINAVGLSLADGGTVSVTQLDESLGFVGKAEAGNPALINTLTAAGYLPIVSSIGITAAGELMNVNADQAATALAATLGADLILLSDVSGILDGKGQRIPEMSAEKAEHLIEQGIITDGMIVKVHAALDAARSLGRPVDIASWRHAEQLPALFNGVAIGTRILA; from the coding sequence ATGAATCCGTTAGTCATCAAGTTAGGTGGTGTGTTGCTGGATAATGAAGAAGCACTTGAACGCCTGTTCATGGCGGTTGTGGCTTATCGTCAGGAATATCATCGCCCGCTGGTGATCGTTCACGGTGGCGGCTGCCTGGTTGATGAGCTGATGAAAAAGCTTAATCTTCCTGTGGTGAAGAAAGCCGGTCTGCGTGTCACACCGGCCGATCAGATTGACATTATTACTGGTGCACTGGCGGGCAGCGCGAACAAAACCCTGCTGGCGTGGGCGGTGAAAAACCACATTAACGCCGTCGGCCTGTCTCTGGCGGATGGCGGCACGGTCAGCGTGACCCAGCTGGATGAATCGCTGGGCTTCGTCGGTAAAGCCGAAGCGGGCAATCCTGCGCTGATCAATACCCTGACCGCTGCGGGCTATCTGCCGATTGTCAGCTCTATCGGTATCACCGCAGCCGGTGAGCTGATGAACGTCAACGCCGATCAGGCAGCGACGGCTCTGGCAGCGACGCTGGGCGCGGATTTGATTCTGCTGTCAGACGTCAGCGGCATTCTCGATGGCAAAGGCCAGCGCATTCCGGAAATGAGTGCGGAGAAAGCCGAACATCTGATTGAGCAGGGCATTATTACTGACGGTATGATCGTCAAAGTTCATGCTGCGCTGGACGCCGCACGTTCTCTCGGGCGTCCGGTCGATATCGCAAGCTGGCGTCACGCCGAGCAATTACCAGCACTCTTTAACGGCGTCGCGATCGGCACACGTATTCTGGCGTAG